In the Campylobacter concisus genome, one interval contains:
- a CDS encoding MetQ/NlpA family ABC transporter substrate-binding protein — MKFIKLLTASLVALSLHAADKDHTITVGVSPVPHAEILEFVKPKLKDKGYDLVISEISDYSIPNVATEDGSLDANFFQHLPYLEEQNKARGLHLVSVANVHVEPLGFYSKKIKDIKELKDGAKVAIAYDPSNGNRALRILEKAGLIEIDKNVKVATINDITKNSKNLQFVELEGAQIPRTLDDVDIAAISTNFVLDLGMSVAKDALLLEDANSPYANIIVTKAGNENNPKIKALIDAVLSPDTKNFILTRYKGEVIPAF, encoded by the coding sequence ATGAAATTTATCAAACTTTTAACCGCATCTTTAGTTGCTCTAAGCCTTCACGCAGCCGATAAAGACCACACTATCACTGTTGGCGTCTCGCCAGTGCCACACGCTGAAATTTTAGAATTTGTAAAGCCAAAGCTAAAAGATAAAGGCTATGACCTTGTTATCTCTGAAATTTCAGACTACTCCATCCCAAATGTCGCCACAGAAGATGGCAGTTTGGATGCAAATTTCTTTCAACATTTGCCGTATCTTGAGGAGCAAAATAAGGCTAGAGGCCTGCACCTTGTAAGCGTTGCAAACGTCCATGTCGAGCCACTTGGCTTTTACTCTAAAAAGATAAAAGATATCAAAGAGCTAAAAGATGGCGCAAAAGTGGCTATCGCTTATGATCCATCAAATGGCAACAGAGCGCTTAGAATTTTAGAGAAAGCTGGTCTTATCGAGATCGATAAAAACGTAAAAGTTGCAACTATAAATGACATAACTAAAAATTCTAAAAATTTACAATTTGTCGAGCTAGAAGGCGCTCAGATCCCAAGAACGCTTGATGATGTTGATATCGCTGCCATTAGTACAAATTTCGTCCTTGATCTTGGCATGAGCGTGGCAAAAGACGCACTTTTGCTTGAAGACGCCAACAGTCCTTATGCTAACATCATCGTCACAAAGGCTGGCAACGAAAATAACCCTAAGATCAAAGCTTTGATTGATGCGGTGCTTAGCCCCGATACTAAAAATTTCATCCTTACTCGCTATAAAGGCGAGGTTATACCTGCATTTTAA
- a CDS encoding FtsW/RodA/SpoVE family cell cycle protein gives MAVDKIIFYLCSTLIAISIIFSLSLPVFTVLFFNYDEFHFFIRQFIVGCIGIFLMWWLSRLNPEKTLVWIGFGLLISCGIAMGLMHALPASMVTDAGGARRWIRLPGFSLAPVEFFKIGFVYFLAWSFTRKFSEGKRTLLDEVKILMPYIILFGVAIFLIAVMQNDLGQVVVLALTFVTMALFAGASARLFSIGILGAAFVMTVAIISSEHRILRIKSWWGTIQNMVLSFLPDSVADVLRVADAPEPYQISHSLNAIKHGEFFGEGLGAGIFKLGFLSEVHTDFVLAGIAEEVGVFGILCIVAIFITLLYRIFRISARSENKVYHLFTLGVGLILSFSFLMNSYGITSITPIKGIAVPFLSYGGSSVLAICIGIGMVLMVSKRAKL, from the coding sequence TTGGCAGTTGATAAGATCATTTTCTATCTTTGTTCGACTTTGATCGCTATAAGCATTATTTTTTCACTATCTTTGCCAGTTTTTACGGTTTTATTTTTTAATTATGACGAGTTTCACTTTTTTATACGCCAATTTATCGTCGGCTGCATAGGAATTTTTCTCATGTGGTGGCTCTCCAGGCTCAATCCCGAAAAAACGCTTGTTTGGATAGGGTTTGGGCTCCTCATATCTTGTGGTATCGCTATGGGGTTAATGCATGCCTTACCAGCTTCTATGGTAACTGACGCTGGTGGTGCTAGGCGTTGGATCAGGCTACCTGGCTTTTCGCTAGCTCCAGTCGAGTTTTTTAAAATCGGTTTTGTCTACTTCTTGGCTTGGAGTTTTACTAGAAAATTTAGTGAAGGCAAAAGGACCTTGCTAGATGAGGTTAAGATACTTATGCCTTATATTATTCTTTTTGGTGTTGCTATCTTTCTTATCGCTGTTATGCAAAATGACCTTGGTCAAGTGGTCGTACTGGCGCTTACATTTGTGACGATGGCACTTTTTGCAGGAGCAAGTGCGAGACTTTTTAGCATCGGTATCTTAGGAGCTGCTTTTGTTATGACAGTAGCGATAATCAGCTCTGAGCATAGAATTTTACGTATAAAGTCATGGTGGGGCACGATACAAAACATGGTGCTTTCTTTCTTGCCTGATAGCGTTGCAGATGTATTAAGAGTGGCTGATGCGCCAGAGCCATATCAAATTTCTCACTCGTTAAACGCTATAAAGCATGGCGAATTTTTCGGCGAAGGGCTTGGCGCTGGTATCTTTAAACTTGGCTTTTTAAGTGAGGTTCATACTGACTTTGTACTAGCTGGTATCGCTGAAGAGGTTGGTGTATTTGGTATTTTGTGTATTGTAGCTATATTTATAACGCTACTTTATAGAATTTTTAGAATTTCAGCTAGAAGCGAAAATAAGGTCTATCATCTATTTACGCTTGGTGTCGGGCTTATCTTATCGTTTTCGTTTTTAATGAATAGCTATGGTATCACGTCGATCACGCCTATCAAGGGTATTGCTGTGCCATTTCTTAGTTACGGCGGTAGCTCCGTGCTTGCGATTTGTATCGGTATCGGCATGGTTTTGATGGTTAGTAAAAGGGCAAAATTATGA
- a CDS encoding imidazole glycerol phosphate synthase has protein sequence MDFQNIQKQISVLKESLTALEQNSEHEIGLAVGVVEFNKNADELKKKLTNLKGESDFFKSVFNTEDYYENISTYLEQIKRSLNYKIEKNGVSFKANENLQESYVAILNIIEILVAEYQIQNKNKAKNLFSRTTDTTQIKSILAELNTLQERIHNVLHIHSRIVSNVILQNFKIIYTFFYNCIKAAKQRKDELLLVEIAGITDKIITMIKPVFSAKILNTNELIYHYLIFELKELKACAIGEELV, from the coding sequence ATGGATTTTCAAAATATTCAAAAACAAATTTCGGTACTAAAAGAAAGTTTGACGGCATTGGAACAAAATAGCGAGCACGAGATCGGCTTGGCGGTTGGAGTTGTTGAGTTTAATAAAAATGCTGATGAACTTAAAAAAAAGCTTACAAATTTAAAAGGTGAAAGCGATTTCTTTAAAAGTGTCTTCAATACAGAGGACTATTATGAAAACATTAGTACTTATTTGGAGCAGATAAAGAGAAGCTTAAATTATAAAATTGAGAAAAACGGTGTGAGCTTTAAGGCAAATGAAAATTTACAAGAAAGCTATGTTGCCATTTTAAATATAATAGAAATTTTGGTAGCAGAGTATCAAATACAAAACAAAAATAAAGCGAAAAATCTCTTTTCTAGGACAACAGATACTACTCAAATAAAATCAATACTTGCGGAGCTAAATACTCTACAAGAGCGCATACATAATGTTTTGCATATTCATTCTAGGATAGTTTCAAATGTTATTTTGCAAAATTTTAAGATAATTTATACGTTCTTTTATAATTGTATTAAGGCAGCAAAACAACGCAAAGATGAGCTTTTGCTAGTGGAGATCGCGGGTATAACTGACAAGATAATAACTATGATAAAACCGGTCTTTAGTGCAAAAATTTTAAATACAAATGAGCTTATTTATCACTACTTAATCTTTGAGCTAAAAGAACTAAAAGCTTGTGCAATAGGCGAGGAGCTAGTTTAA
- a CDS encoding methionine ABC transporter permease: MFGIDFSKFPDVFSRILLPAIGETLYMSIVSTLLAFAIGLIPAVLLILSDKDGLKPNKQLYFVLDIVINVLRSFPFIILIIVLFPVTKMIVGTSIGTTAAIVPLTIGAAPFVARLIENALKEVDKGIIEAAQSFGSSKFQIIFRVMFVEALPGIISAFTLTLIVNIGFSAMAGAVGGGGLGSVAINYGYQRFRPDIMLYTVVILIIMVQIFQVLGNYLYKISKK, translated from the coding sequence ATGTTTGGTATTGATTTTTCTAAATTTCCAGATGTTTTTTCTAGGATACTGTTGCCAGCTATCGGCGAGACGCTATATATGAGCATCGTCTCTACCCTGCTCGCCTTCGCTATAGGCCTCATACCTGCGGTTTTGCTCATACTTTCAGATAAAGATGGACTAAAGCCAAACAAGCAGCTTTATTTTGTACTTGATATCGTTATAAACGTGCTTAGAAGCTTTCCGTTTATCATTTTAATCATCGTGCTCTTTCCAGTTACAAAAATGATCGTAGGCACAAGTATCGGTACTACGGCTGCGATCGTTCCGCTAACTATTGGAGCGGCTCCGTTTGTAGCAAGGCTCATTGAAAATGCGCTAAAAGAGGTTGATAAAGGTATAATTGAAGCCGCTCAAAGTTTTGGTAGTTCGAAATTTCAGATCATCTTTAGAGTGATGTTTGTAGAGGCGCTTCCTGGCATCATCTCGGCATTTACACTAACGCTTATCGTAAATATCGGCTTTTCAGCAATGGCTGGTGCAGTTGGTGGTGGCGGGCTTGGCTCAGTCGCTATAAACTACGGCTATCAAAGATTTCGCCCAGATATCATGCTCTACACGGTGGTTATTCTTATCATTATGGTTCAAATTTTCCAAGTTTTAGGCAACTATCTCTATAAAATTTCCAAAAAATAA
- a CDS encoding methionine ABC transporter ATP-binding protein, whose protein sequence is MIKIEKLSKFYGDTQILFDVNLEVKKGEIFAIVGHSGAGKSTLLRCINGLESYQGGSLKVFDKEIKNLDETQQRHLRRDVGMIFQHFALMARKNVFENVATPLKFWGYKSDETEKRVRELLNLVGLESKAKSYPSELSGGQKQRVAIARALALNPKILLSDEATSALDPNTTNQILELLEKINKELDISVVIVTHEMEVVKSIAKRAILLEGGKIIGSGSIEELFLKPDEKMKEFLGEVEILPSTGTNIRLFFPKEVAQNSVITHMARSLNIDFNIVWGKLEKLNENVLGSLVINIDEKDKENVLNYIKQSGVLWEVA, encoded by the coding sequence GTGATAAAAATAGAGAAATTAAGCAAGTTTTATGGTGATACGCAGATCCTTTTTGATGTAAATTTAGAGGTTAAAAAGGGTGAAATTTTTGCTATCGTGGGACATAGTGGTGCTGGTAAATCAACGCTTTTAAGGTGCATAAACGGGCTTGAAAGCTATCAAGGTGGCAGCTTAAAAGTCTTTGATAAAGAGATAAAAAATTTAGATGAGACGCAGCAGAGACATTTAAGGCGAGATGTTGGGATGATATTTCAGCATTTTGCATTAATGGCTAGAAAAAACGTCTTTGAAAACGTCGCTACTCCGCTTAAATTTTGGGGTTACAAAAGCGATGAAACTGAAAAAAGAGTGAGAGAGCTTTTAAATTTAGTCGGTCTTGAAAGCAAGGCAAAAAGCTATCCAAGCGAGCTAAGTGGTGGTCAAAAACAGCGTGTGGCGATCGCTAGAGCGCTTGCTTTAAATCCTAAAATTTTACTAAGCGACGAGGCGACTTCGGCTCTTGATCCAAACACGACAAATCAAATTTTAGAGCTACTTGAAAAGATAAACAAAGAGCTAGACATCAGCGTCGTCATCGTCACACACGAGATGGAGGTTGTAAAATCGATCGCAAAACGCGCGATACTGCTAGAAGGCGGCAAGATCATAGGCTCTGGAAGCATTGAGGAGCTATTTTTAAAGCCAGATGAGAAGATGAAAGAATTTTTGGGCGAAGTTGAAATTTTGCCAAGCACTGGCACAAATATCAGGCTATTTTTCCCAAAAGAAGTGGCCCAAAATAGCGTGATCACGCATATGGCTAGAAGCCTAAATATCGACTTTAACATAGTTTGGGGCAAGCTTGAGAAGCTAAACGAAAATGTTCTTGGCTCGCTTGTCATAAACATAGATGAAAAAGATAAAGAAAACGTACTTAACTACATCAAGCAAAGTGGCGTTTTATGGGAGGTTGCTTGA
- the murG gene encoding undecaprenyldiphospho-muramoylpentapeptide beta-N-acetylglucosaminyltransferase: MIIICGGGTGGHLAIARSFCEELNRRDIKPIFIGSTSGQDKFWFENDENFLQKFFLPSSGVVNKKGFAKLKSLTNIVNLALKCRKIFKQNDVKAVISVGGYSAAPAAIAAIISKVPLFIHEQNAVMGKLNKILRPYAKGFFSSYDEASPYPYPVAKKFFDSARVREELKTILFLGGSQGAKAINELAINLAPYLKEKGINIIHQCGKNGFDELKKRYDELGFNETNLEIFEFSKEIENKMSKADLAISRAGASSLWELCANALPSIFVPFPYAAGNHQFHNAKFLKDKGIAEICLQNGEILDKDEVIRMIENFDLNKSSKALKEILLPNGAKEIIDKILN; encoded by the coding sequence ATGATTATTATTTGCGGTGGAGGCACTGGTGGACATTTAGCTATCGCAAGAAGCTTTTGCGAGGAGCTAAATAGACGAGATATCAAGCCCATTTTTATTGGTTCAACTAGTGGGCAAGATAAATTTTGGTTTGAAAATGACGAGAATTTTTTACAAAAATTTTTCTTACCAAGTAGTGGCGTAGTAAATAAGAAAGGCTTTGCTAAGCTAAAATCACTAACAAATATCGTAAATCTTGCCTTAAAATGTAGAAAAATTTTTAAGCAAAATGACGTTAAGGCAGTCATTAGCGTTGGTGGCTATTCAGCAGCTCCAGCGGCTATTGCAGCCATTATCTCAAAAGTGCCGCTTTTTATCCACGAACAAAATGCTGTAATGGGCAAATTAAATAAGATTTTAAGGCCTTATGCGAAAGGCTTTTTTAGCTCTTATGATGAAGCTTCGCCCTACCCTTACCCTGTGGCAAAGAAATTTTTTGATAGTGCAAGAGTGAGAGAGGAGCTAAAGACTATTTTGTTTTTAGGAGGCTCGCAAGGTGCAAAAGCGATAAATGAACTAGCTATAAATTTAGCTCCATATCTTAAAGAAAAAGGCATAAATATAATTCATCAATGTGGCAAAAATGGCTTTGATGAACTTAAAAAAAGATATGATGAACTTGGCTTTAATGAAACGAATTTAGAAATTTTTGAATTTAGTAAAGAGATAGAAAATAAGATGAGCAAGGCCGACCTTGCCATATCAAGAGCAGGAGCTAGCTCTCTTTGGGAGCTTTGCGCAAATGCTTTGCCATCTATCTTTGTGCCATTTCCTTATGCTGCTGGTAATCATCAGTTTCATAACGCTAAATTTTTAAAAGATAAAGGCATTGCTGAAATTTGCTTGCAAAATGGAGAAATTTTAGACAAAGACGAAGTTATAAGAATGATAGAAAATTTTGATCTAAACAAAAGCAGTAAAGCTCTAAAAGAGATCCTTTTGCCAAATGGAGCAAAAGAGATAATTGATAAAATTTTAAACTAG
- a CDS encoding DedA family protein has protein sequence MLHDVIDFIVASVSSWGYAGIFIMMFLESSFFPFPSEVAMIPAGYLAHKGEMSLILAFLAGTLGSLLGAIFNYYLCYFFGREIVLKYGKFVGITHEKMDKFEAFFNKHGEISTFNSRLIPGIRQYISLPAGLAKMNIFRFCLFTTLGAGIWCAVLLGVGYFLGSNPSKQTLLIITIALLAVVVVISVVYIIKQRKA, from the coding sequence ATGCTGCATGATGTTATTGATTTTATAGTTGCGAGCGTGAGTAGCTGGGGTTATGCTGGCATATTTATCATGATGTTTTTAGAAAGCTCATTTTTTCCATTTCCAAGCGAGGTCGCAATGATACCTGCTGGCTATTTGGCACATAAAGGTGAAATGAGTTTAATTTTGGCCTTTCTTGCAGGTACGCTTGGAAGCCTGCTTGGAGCTATTTTTAACTATTATCTTTGCTATTTTTTTGGGCGTGAGATCGTTTTAAAATACGGCAAATTTGTGGGAATCACTCACGAAAAAATGGATAAATTTGAAGCATTTTTCAATAAACACGGCGAAATTTCTACATTTAACTCACGTCTGATTCCTGGCATTCGCCAATACATCAGCCTACCAGCTGGGCTTGCTAAGATGAATATATTTAGATTTTGCCTATTTACCACGCTAGGAGCTGGGATTTGGTGTGCTGTTTTGCTTGGAGTTGGCTATTTTCTAGGTTCAAATCCTAGCAAACAGACACTTTTAATAATCACGATCGCTCTTTTAGCGGTGGTTGTAGTAATAAGTGTAGTCTATATAATAAAGCAAAGAAAAGCCTAA
- the murI gene encoding glutamate racemase yields MKIGIFDSGLGGLSVLNEALSKLSEHEFLYYADVKNVPYGQKSRDEILKFSFDAVKFLIENGANAVVVACNTATSVAIKELRANLNVPIIGMEPAVKKAHDLSHNDALKTLVIATPVTVNGAKLKELIANLHAKDKTELLALPRLVNFAENGEFDTENVKSYLKEELAKFDLSKFGFLVLGCTHFNYFKDSLREILPSNISIIDGNEGTINRLISELGLKISTLNKAPKVRFFYSGNEVFSKFELDKISRNLARLDKMRAIC; encoded by the coding sequence ATGAAGATAGGTATATTTGACTCAGGACTTGGCGGGCTGAGCGTCTTAAATGAAGCTTTAAGCAAGCTTAGCGAGCATGAATTTTTATATTACGCAGACGTTAAAAATGTTCCATACGGACAAAAGAGCAGGGATGAGATCTTAAAATTTAGCTTTGATGCGGTGAAATTTCTCATAGAAAATGGCGCAAACGCCGTTGTAGTGGCTTGCAACACGGCAACAAGCGTGGCAATAAAAGAGCTTAGAGCAAATTTAAATGTACCCATAATCGGCATGGAGCCAGCCGTAAAAAAGGCTCATGACTTAAGCCATAATGATGCCTTAAAAACGCTTGTCATAGCCACTCCAGTCACCGTAAATGGTGCAAAACTAAAAGAGCTGATCGCAAATTTACACGCAAAAGATAAGACTGAGCTGCTCGCTCTACCTCGCCTTGTAAATTTTGCTGAAAATGGAGAATTTGACACCGAGAATGTGAAATCATATCTAAAAGAAGAGTTAGCTAAATTTGATCTAAGCAAATTTGGCTTTTTGGTGCTTGGCTGCACGCACTTTAACTATTTTAAAGATAGCCTAAGAGAAATTTTGCCGTCAAATATAAGCATAATTGATGGCAACGAAGGGACAATAAATCGCCTTATAAGTGAGCTTGGACTAAAAATTTCTACTTTAAATAAAGCTCCAAAAGTTAGATTTTTTTATTCTGGCAATGAAGTATTCAGTAAATTTGAGCTAGATAAAATTTCAAGAAATTTAGCTAGATTAGATAAGATGAGGGCGATCTGCTAG
- a CDS encoding valine--tRNA ligase, translating into MAEFYNAKEIEDKFYKIWEERGYFEIDTNKDIQKDGRKFCIMMPPPNVTGSLHIGHALTYTLQDIMTRYKRMDGYKTLWQTGLDHAGIATQNVVEKQLLAQGIKKEELGREKFVEKVWEWKEKSGGMIVHQMRKLGITPAWSRQRFTMDEGLRKAVKKAFVNLYDKGLIVQKNYMINWCTHDGALSDIEVEHKENKGKLYHLRYYFADKPSEFVVVATTRPETYFGDTAVMVNPNDERYKNLIGKKVVLPIINREIEIIADEHVDMEFGTGLVKVTPAHDQNDYEVGKRHNLEFITVFDEKGILNDKCDKFAGLERLEARDIVVADLEKLGNVEKIEDYENQVGYCYRCKNVVEPYISKQWFVKKEIADEAIQKVSEGLAKFYPPHWINSFNAWMRELRDWCISRQLWWGHQIPVFYCDDCGYMWADEGEPCECKKCKSKNIHQDPDVLDTWFSSGLWPFSTLGWGNDNELKNEKWFEGDLAEFYPNNLLITGFDILFFWVARMMFQGENALGKLPFDDIYLHALVKDEFGRKMSKSLGNVIDPLDSINEYSADILRFTLTLLAVQGRDIKLSDAKMKQVRNFTNKLYNASKYLMLNESKFENLEDIKLQTKLGIYMNSRFNECVREVRENIDAYRFNDAANTLYKFLWDEFCDWGIELSKADKASVKELGSIFKEAMKLLNPFMPFLSEYLFQELSGTQLENAKSIMVMSYPEVKERNLDVEKKFELVIEAIVAIRRAKATIDLGNSKIAKAFVKFNEKIDLDEVKEYIKLLAKCEEIGFVGEKIENSIRDVSENLEAFVPLEGLDMSGIITRLKSQKTKLEKEIAKLSGMLNNQNFVANAPKEVIETNKEALQSAEAKFKKVCEELEALGEK; encoded by the coding sequence GTGGCAGAATTTTACAATGCAAAAGAGATAGAAGACAAATTTTATAAAATTTGGGAAGAACGCGGATACTTCGAGATAGACACAAACAAAGATATCCAAAAAGATGGACGTAAATTTTGCATTATGATGCCACCTCCAAACGTGACTGGCTCGCTTCACATCGGACACGCCCTAACCTACACACTTCAAGATATCATGACTCGCTACAAGAGGATGGACGGCTACAAGACACTTTGGCAGACAGGACTTGACCACGCTGGCATCGCTACTCAAAACGTCGTTGAAAAGCAGCTTTTAGCCCAAGGCATCAAAAAAGAAGAGCTTGGACGTGAAAAATTTGTAGAAAAAGTGTGGGAGTGGAAAGAAAAAAGTGGTGGCATGATCGTTCATCAGATGCGCAAGCTTGGCATCACTCCGGCTTGGTCTCGCCAGAGATTTACTATGGATGAGGGTTTAAGAAAAGCTGTGAAAAAAGCATTTGTAAATTTGTACGACAAAGGACTGATCGTTCAGAAAAACTACATGATAAACTGGTGTACGCATGATGGTGCGCTTTCTGACATCGAAGTTGAGCACAAAGAAAACAAAGGCAAACTTTATCATTTGAGATACTACTTTGCAGACAAGCCAAGCGAATTTGTTGTAGTTGCTACGACTAGACCAGAAACATATTTTGGCGACACCGCTGTAATGGTAAATCCAAACGACGAGCGCTATAAAAATTTAATCGGCAAAAAAGTGGTGCTACCTATCATAAATAGAGAGATCGAGATCATCGCCGACGAGCACGTTGATATGGAGTTTGGAACGGGTCTTGTTAAAGTCACGCCTGCGCATGATCAAAACGACTATGAAGTTGGCAAAAGGCACAACCTTGAGTTTATTACTGTATTTGACGAAAAGGGCATTTTAAACGACAAGTGCGATAAATTTGCAGGACTTGAGAGGCTTGAGGCTAGAGATATCGTCGTGGCCGATCTTGAAAAACTTGGCAATGTCGAAAAGATCGAGGACTATGAAAACCAAGTAGGATACTGCTATCGCTGCAAAAACGTCGTCGAGCCATACATCTCAAAGCAGTGGTTTGTCAAAAAAGAGATCGCAGATGAGGCGATACAAAAGGTCTCAGAGGGTCTTGCTAAATTTTACCCACCGCACTGGATAAACAGCTTTAACGCATGGATGAGAGAGCTAAGAGATTGGTGTATCTCACGCCAGCTTTGGTGGGGACATCAAATTCCAGTATTTTACTGCGATGATTGCGGTTATATGTGGGCTGACGAGGGCGAGCCGTGTGAGTGCAAAAAATGTAAAAGCAAAAACATCCACCAAGACCCAGACGTGCTAGATACATGGTTTAGCTCCGGTCTTTGGCCATTTAGCACGCTTGGCTGGGGCAATGATAATGAGCTTAAAAATGAAAAATGGTTTGAAGGCGATTTGGCTGAATTTTATCCAAACAACCTTCTTATAACTGGTTTTGATATATTATTTTTCTGGGTTGCTAGGATGATGTTTCAGGGTGAAAATGCCCTTGGCAAGCTACCATTTGACGACATCTACCTACACGCACTTGTAAAAGATGAGTTTGGTAGAAAGATGAGTAAAAGCCTTGGTAACGTCATCGATCCGCTTGATAGCATAAATGAATATAGCGCCGATATATTGCGCTTTACGCTAACACTTCTAGCCGTTCAAGGACGTGACATCAAGCTAAGTGATGCCAAGATGAAGCAGGTAAGAAATTTCACAAACAAACTTTATAACGCAAGCAAATATCTCATGCTAAATGAGAGCAAATTTGAAAATTTAGAAGACATCAAGCTTCAAACAAAGCTTGGAATTTATATGAATAGCCGCTTTAACGAGTGTGTAAGAGAGGTACGCGAAAATATCGACGCCTACCGATTCAATGACGCAGCAAACACACTTTATAAATTCCTTTGGGATGAGTTTTGCGACTGGGGCATCGAGCTTAGCAAGGCTGATAAAGCGAGCGTAAAAGAGCTTGGAAGTATATTTAAAGAGGCGATGAAGCTGCTAAATCCTTTCATGCCGTTTCTTTCAGAGTACCTATTTCAGGAGCTTAGCGGTACACAGCTTGAAAATGCAAAATCGATAATGGTGATGAGCTACCCAGAAGTAAAAGAGCGAAATTTAGATGTTGAGAAGAAATTTGAACTAGTTATCGAGGCGATTGTGGCTATTCGCCGTGCAAAAGCGACCATCGATCTTGGCAACTCAAAGATCGCAAAAGCCTTTGTTAAATTTAATGAAAAAATCGATCTTGACGAGGTCAAAGAGTATATCAAGCTGCTTGCAAAATGCGAAGAGATTGGCTTTGTAGGTGAGAAAATAGAAAATTCAATAAGAGACGTGAGCGAAAATTTAGAGGCATTTGTCCCACTTGAAGGGCTTGATATGAGCGGTATCATCACAAGGCTCAAGTCTCAAAAGACAAAGCTTGAAAAAGAGATAGCCAAACTCTCAGGTATGTTAAATAATCAAAATTTCGTGGCAAACGCACCAAAAGAAGTTATAGAGACAAACAAAGAGGCTTTGCAAAGCGCTGAGGCTAAATTTAAAAAAGTATGTGAAGAATTAGAAGCTCTTGGAGAAAAATAG
- a CDS encoding MetQ/NlpA family ABC transporter substrate-binding protein — MKKLLLTSLVALGLSVSANAADKSKTIIVGATPIPHAEILEVVKPILAKDGYTLEIKEFNDYTTPNLATEDGDLDANFFQHIPYLEEFNKNKGTHLVKTVGVHLEPMGVYSKKIKDIKDLKDGSTVSIPNDPTNESRALDILANAGLIKLNNNPLKTPLDIVDNPKKLKFEEIETAQVPRTLDDVTIAVINTNYALNANLNPTKDALVIESKDSPYVNYVVVKAGNENNPKTKALDKAINSPEVKKFIETKYNGAIIPAF; from the coding sequence ATGAAAAAACTACTTCTTACCTCTTTAGTTGCCCTAGGCCTTAGCGTTAGCGCAAATGCTGCTGATAAATCAAAAACAATAATTGTTGGTGCTACACCTATCCCGCATGCTGAAATTTTAGAGGTTGTAAAGCCTATTTTAGCAAAAGATGGCTACACACTTGAGATCAAAGAATTTAACGACTACACCACGCCAAATCTTGCGACAGAGGACGGCGACCTTGACGCAAACTTCTTTCAACACATCCCATATCTTGAAGAATTTAACAAAAACAAAGGCACTCACCTTGTAAAAACAGTAGGAGTTCATCTTGAGCCAATGGGTGTTTACTCTAAAAAGATCAAAGATATCAAAGATCTAAAAGATGGTTCGACCGTATCTATCCCAAATGATCCGACAAATGAAAGCCGTGCTTTAGATATTCTTGCAAATGCTGGACTTATTAAGCTAAACAACAACCCACTAAAAACTCCGCTTGATATAGTTGATAACCCTAAAAAACTTAAATTTGAAGAGATAGAGACCGCTCAAGTACCAAGAACGCTTGATGACGTTACTATCGCAGTTATCAACACAAACTACGCACTAAATGCAAATCTCAATCCAACAAAAGACGCGCTTGTGATCGAGAGCAAAGATAGCCCATACGTAAACTACGTAGTTGTAAAAGCTGGCAACGAGAACAACCCTAAAACTAAAGCACTTGATAAAGCGATAAACTCACCAGAGGTTAAGAAATTTATCGAGACAAAATATAACGGCGCTATCATCCCAGCGTTTTAG